Sequence from the Seonamhaeicola sp. ML3 genome:
CTGCACCAACAGTTCTACCACCTTCACGGATTGCGAAACGTAAACCGATGTTCATCGCAATTGGCTGAATTAATTCAACAGTGATAGTTAAGTTATCTCCAGGCATAACCATCTCAACTCCATCAGGTAAAGCAATGTTACCAGTTACGTCAGTTGTACGAACGTAGAACTGTGGACGGTAGTTGTTGTGGAATGGTGTGTGGCGACCACCTTCTTCTTTTTTAAGGATATAAACCTCAGCTTTGAATTTAGCATGAGGAGTTACAGAGCCAGGCTTAGTGATTACCATACCTCTAGAGATTTGAGTTTTCTCAATACCTCTTAATAAGATACCAGCGTTATCTCCAGCTTCACCTCTGTCTAATATTTGACGGAACATCTCAATACCAGTAATTGTAGAAGTTAATTTCTCAGCTCCCATACCGATAATTTCAACAGGATCTCCAGTTTGAGCGATACCAGTTTCAATTCTACCAGTAGCAACAGTACCACGACCAGTAATAGAGAACACATCTTCGATTGGCATTAAGAAGGGCTTATCCATGTCACGAACTGGTTCTTCAATCCAAGAATCACAAGCTTCCATTAATTCCATAACTGTATCCACCCATTTTTGCTCACCATTAAGTGCACCTAAAGCAGAACCAGAAATTACAGGGCCATTATCTCCATCATACTCATAGAAAGATAATAAGTCTCTAACTTCCATATCAACAAGCTCTAAAAGCTCTTCATCGTCAACCATATCAACTTTGTTTAAGAAAACAACGATACGAGGAATACCTACCTGACGACCTAATAAGATG
This genomic interval carries:
- the tuf gene encoding elongation factor Tu, encoding MAKGTFDRSKPHLNIGTIGHVDHGKTTLTAAITKVLADAGLSEAKDFDQIDNAPEEKERGITINTSHVEYQTANRHYAHVDCPGHADYVKNMVTGAAQMDGAILVVAATDGPMPQTREHILLGRQVGIPRIVVFLNKVDMVDDEELLELVDMEVRDLLSFYEYDGDNGPVISGSALGALNGEQKWVDTVMELMEACDSWIEEPVRDMDKPFLMPIEDVFSITGRGTVATGRIETGIAQTGDPVEIIGMGAEKLTSTITGIEMFRQILDRGEAGDNAGILLRGIEKTQISRGMVITKPGSVTPHAKFKAEVYILKKEEGGRHTPFHNNYRPQFYVRTTDVTGNIALPDGVEMVMPGDNLTITVELIQPIAMNIGLRFAIREGGRTVGAGQVTEILD